A segment of the Carassius carassius chromosome 21, fCarCar2.1, whole genome shotgun sequence genome:
aaaaaaaaaaaaaaaagggggtttACTTTCATGAGCGATATCGTCACAAATGTGTCAGCGTGAGACAGATAACAACTAAAGCGCACGCCCACAATATATCTAAATTCACATGTGTATTTCCTCAGAAACGGTGTTGATGAACAACAGTCATTTGAGGATAATTATGACCATGCATTTTGGTAATCTAGAAAAATGCAGACATACACTCAGAccagtttattttcataatttaatatccTTCCGTTGTGTTAGGTCATTTTAACGAATATAATAAACATTAGACAACTATAAGACAGATATAATTtgaacagcagaaaaaaaaacagtgcatgTAAACAGACAACTGATATCATTTGGACAGTAGCAGcggcacacaaaataaaaacaaacacaatgtaATGTAGAAACTACAgcccacataaacataaaatcctTAAAAATGAAGTGCATCCATCAACTCTAAAGTTTGATCTACACTTTAAACGCATTCGGTGAAGTACTGCTACAGAACACATCCTAGTACTTTTGTGGGAGACCTAGACATCCAGTATTTGTCAAGAGCTAGCATAAACCTGTTTGGCAGGAAAATGTTAATAGTCAACTAACTAAAGAATGTCACATGGTTTTCAGACACCTCTTTGATAAtgttcagtgttttgtttttctcaacaCAAACCAGTGTTGCTCCTGTCAGCATTGCTCAAGTTGCACTTTCAAATTCAAACCAAAAGGCATtaagattattattgttttttttttttttaactaaatgttTGGAATACTGCCACAACTTCAAACCAATGATGTTCATGGTGCCATTGAGGCTGTGTTTAGCTGCACAGTATCAAGAATGTAGAGACTGTCCCAAGAGAGGGATTCAGGAGATTTTACTATCACGCGTACAGAGGCTGATAGTCATTCTGTTTGCTTCTGCAGGTAATGACACAGATGCTGAGCATcccaaacagctgaaaaagacacaaaaaaacaAGTTGCTGAAATGCATTGTATAATAAACAAGGATGAAGATGAGGCCAAAATAAGCTGATGTACCTTAATGATGGCAAATCCCAGGATGACCAACATTGCATAACTAAGCACATCCTGAAGCATCTGCTCCAGTTTAGCTTCACATCCCTGTAGGAACAACAGAATACAGAGGTTTATTCCCCCAAGAAAACAAATtacataaatttaatataatacgTGGATCTGAATACAAGTGTTGtaactaaaaaatttaaaagaaaaaaaaatattttgtaatttatttgaaataaagctgaaataaaaaaaacatacatattagataaaaaacaaatgaaaataagctTAAGTACTAAATtccaaaaagtgaaaaaaaattactatataatgtgtataatatatatatatatatatatatatatatatatatatatatatatatatatatatatatatatatatatatatatatatataaataaatgagagctaattcaaaatataaaatactataatagtatataaataatactgaaataactaaataaatcgaTGCACAATATCAGATGACAAACCTGTGTGTTCAGAAGATCTAGTCGGGTGAGTTGGCCTGTGCATTGTGTTTCATTCAATTTGCAGCAGGAAAGTGGCACAGAGTTATGTTGGACATACCACGGTATTGCAGTCCAGTCAGTGATATTATTCACCCCACAGCACTCCAACTGGAAATGTAAAAGTAAAGAAGGACGAGGGGAGAAGAAAGAGAATGATAATCCTTCATGCATCTATTGTGTCCACAAAAATGATATGAATGAACCTTTCAGCCGTACTTGAGACTGCAAGTAATCCACTGCATGGGTTTCAGTGTTCACACCGTCATACATTTGAAAGACACTGCTCATTGACTTTTCTAGGTCACCCTTAATCTGTAAACATCATAAGAAACAATTTCCAATGATTCATATTTCTACATATTCTACATAGTATCCATTATTTATCTGATAATTACTTACTCTTCCCCTGTAGATGAAGCCAAACACAAAAGCGGTCACCTCAGCTGCGAAGatgatcatgatgatgatgagaaACTAAATGCAAATTCAGAGAAAAGAATGCAATATTAAAAATGATGAAACGAGTACTACCCCAGAAGCTTTCAAGAAGGAACAAACCACCACATGGTcaattttggattaaataaactGAAACAAAGCCTTTGAGCACAAAAGGTACACAGACAGATGGCTCATACTTACAAAGCCTAAACCAACTTTGGACTCCCTCAGAGTTGCACAGCAGCCAACGATCCCGATGACAAACATGACCATAGCCACACAGATTATAATGGCTGCTGGGATGACAGAGTACTTATCAGACACAAACTCTTCAAAGCTGTTGTAGCGCTTTATCACATAAGAGCCAACATACGCAAGGGCCGCTCCagcagcctgaaaaaaaaaaaaaaaaaacagatgggtCAAAGACATGATCCtcaggtttatttatttgttccaaaattacttaaaaaaaaactttattaaaacgTAAGGTTAGTTAAAGTCATGTGGGGCAGCTCCCCGAAAATATATTTGTCTTTATTATTTCATGACATTTTTataagggaaaaaaaggaaaaataatgaTTAAGACGTATACACTCATGTATTTAATGAATAAGAACAACATACATGTTATGAATTTTTACTTCTAAtacacatgacattttaaaacagtgGTGCTCAACCAGCAAACCAACTAAACATTTACTtgtgtgtataaaaataaaaaaattagagaAATCTAGCATCACAAAGTAACATGCTTCTCTGAATGTCCAGTTCAGTTCCATTATAACAATACATTCATCATCTCTCACATGTCATGAGGTGTCATTTCATAACAAGTGTGCTTTGGAATTCTGGGTGATGAATGACTAGCATATGATCGGTTTCTTCAGTAGTCAGTCACAATGCACAGTCACAAGACTATGAGTAAACTTCTGCCCTCTAATCTTTCCTGGAACGCTAGTCTTGTGCCTCAACTTGAGCAGAAGCAGCACAGCGAAACAGAAACCTTTGAGGTATGAAGGTACACATGACAACAGCAATACATCAGCTTTCCACAAGACAAAGACGCTACAATAAGAACAATCAGTTCCAGATTTTGTTACTTACTGCACTATtgttacaaaaagaaataaagactGTCTAACAAAACCACAAGTGCATGAGGCCCAAAAGGGCCCCTAATGCATTAACCTTTCTGTGAATCTTAGCAATGGCTGGCTATATGTAAAGGAAAATATTAAAACGGCTATGCAGAAGAGtcaagtcttttttattttatttgttaatttttttaaacagaactCCCTTTCCATTGAAGCCTAAAATGAGTAGCGGCACTAAGTCAAATCAGATGACTAGGCCTACATGATGATAGTAAATATTGCCAATGGCACCAGCAatctaatgtattttttttttcaactctgATATAAGCAAGTGTGAACACCTTTAAAGGCAGCAAACAACACAAGCTCTTTCATATGGTTTCCTTGAGTGTATAAACAAAGAGCAAACGAATGACTCGccctaaattaaattacatttaagagAAGAGCTCACTGTCAGAAGCAAGTTACTCTGACTAAACATTCAGTTAGTGTCTGGTGGAGGGGAAACAACCTCTGGATGAATACAAACTATTGTGATGCTTCTAAAGGACCCTTCTTCCTACACATAGTAATCAACTAACAGCAAAAACAGCAGTATGGGTCTGTAAAACTCTTAAGGTACATTTATATCTTTCTACAACAACATACAACAGAAATTATGTTGAAAAAAACACTCAAACTTACCCAGAATATTAAACTGAGAAATAAAAGAACAGTTTTAGATGTTAGAATTCCGCAATCCATGTCTGCTGCTGAGTGATGGGCGCCCTAACTGTGAATGTTTCGGATTTGTGACGTTTTATTGCCTCGTGTTCTTTATAGTTGAGTGTTTCAGTCAGTCACATGCTCCTCACAAGCGTTAGGATCGAAAACCCCCGGGTCCTAAATTCCGTAGGGATCCGTGGTTTATAGGCAAGGCTATGGAGGAATTAAAAATCTGCAGAAATTAGAAATCAGTAAATGAATATatagataaatgaataaatgtaataaaagaaaaaaataataaaagtatatttacaaagtatatgtaaataaaacttaaaaataaataacataaatacagaaaataatacaaaaagtaatataaaatataaatttagaattaattattaattaattcaatttatttatctatatctatctatatatctacctctctctctctctctctctctctctctctctctctctctctctctctctctatatatatatatatatatatatatatatatatatatatatatatatatatatatatatatatatttctttatttttaatttctgctgGTTTGGTCCTCCatagtatatatacacataacaaAATAAGGCACAATCCACTAtgttaatatgaaattattttctgTAATTGTTTTATAACCTGCATTTTAAATGATGTATTGTGTTTTCTGGTTTCGGTTGGCAATGGATGATGGATCATGGATAATGTCCtggaatattttccatttttcttaCAGTGTACTAAGTGATCAGCAATTGCAGGTATAAACTACTAACAAAGTGTAtcataaatgaacaattattcaattatcaaattattattaaattgaacaACTCCAAATAGCAGCTAACTCAATTCACGTGATGTGTTACTGCTAGGCATCTGTGGTTTCCTCTTTTTGTGTAATTTGTAtggaaaatgtgtgtttttattgtctgAGTCACTTATCAAAAGTTGCAAAAAGTTGCCAAATACGTTTTTAAAATTGCTAAATTTGTTGCTAGGTGCTTTTGGAAGAAATAGTTGCTAAGGTAGTCAAAAAGTtgctaagttggcaacactggctCCTCCTAGCTCTCCTAGTTAATAGAAAACAAATTGTGACTGGATGGTAATTTTGTTCTACGACAAGCTTAGTTACATTTGATTAGTCACGTGACAGAACACGTCTACTTGCTCTGATCACCCAGTCATaaagaaattttgaaaaaaaggacaaaacatGATTTTGTCAAAATAAGTCAGgacaataaaaattatatacaggACTGTTCTGGGAAAAATAGGATGTCTGTTGATagagcaccaataataataaaagctctTTTTATAATGCTAGAAAGctctgaatgtaaatgtaacaagatAACATTTAAAGTAGTATAACTTAATATTTAAAGCAGTGTAACTTATGACACTGCATTTCACTGATGTTATTAGTTGAACTGGGACAGATCATTAGCAAAAGTGGGACATGTCAACTTAAGCTTGTTTTTGTAGTGTGGCAACTTGATTTGTTAATGGTACAAGTTGGCCTGCTTTTAATTTGTTTACAGCAGCTTTGAGATATCAGTTTGGAGGACAGAATTCATAATTAACACCAGAAAGATTCAATACCTTAATGCACAGTACACTTGCGAAGCCTCATGTTGTCATGTTGGACTGTGCCAAACACAAAATGTTGTGAATTGCACTTGCTTAATGAATATCTTCAGTGCATACAAAGCCTTTTTTGAAGCACATGTAACATAGCACAGAGTTTTAATTTTAGCTGATCACAAAACCTCTCACAAACTGAGCATATTTGATTTAAAAGTAGTAAAATCATTTAAGCTTATACAACCCCCAGACATCTCTGAACATGCAAAACAACCAAAAGGGTCCTTTTAGGTCATTTATCATCCAACTGACATGGCATCAGAGATAAGGTTTCAGCGGTCTGAGTACACCCTTCTGGTGTAACAACTCTAGAAGATCAAACTGTAACTAGTAAAATGCTTTAATGAATTACTATtatgattttaacattatttaaattgttaaatatcAGCCACATAAACACAATGGATATAATGAGTGACATCGAACAGCCTCGGATCTCAGACATTCACACCTGATACATCTGAAAGTGTTagcatctaaataaataaaaaaataatacattcaaatataatGTATCGTTGTTATTGGAGttctaattacatttattcaatgTGTCCGTGTTTTTGTAGGGCCATAATTTGCTAAAAGtaagaaaaaaggaaaatgtgttttagtcagcaaaaactgcattttttgttgaaaaactctgcaaaatattatatttttaaattcatgATAATATTAAACATGGTCCAATCTAACCGTACAATTGCATACAATGAGCAAATACTCATTTTAAAAGCATGCAATTATAAAAAGTCTAGAAACTGTAAGGTCTTAAAACAGCATGACACACTGATTCTTCAAGTTTGCAAATAGAAAACAAGATTTAACTGCATTAATATAATGCTTCGTACAAGTTAAATGTTATTGTGGCAGTTTTTTAGATTTTCTCGCTGACAATCCGGGtcgttatattattttaaaaaacatactCTTTCTATTAGTCGGAAAACACAAATAATTGCGGCTCATATAAAGGCGCTGAAATCAAGATTACTAGAGTCTACACGGTTCTCATTGTGACTATTTTAATTGCACGCGCCCGCCCTCCAACTCAGTCTCATCATCACAGACATCTCCTTCTAGCGGACGTCCCAGCTCAGACAAGCTGTCAGTCATGTCCACAGCCGCTCCACCAGCCCCATCTTCTGCTACTAAAACGCCAAGACGACGGTCCAAGGGCAAGAAGTCAGGAGCCAGCAGCGTGTCTGATCTGATCCTCAAGGCCTTGTCTTCTAAGGAGCGCGGTGACGTCTCTCTGGTCGTTCTGAAGAAAGCTCTGGCTGCCAGTGGTTATGATGTTGTGAGAAACAACTCGCGCGTCAAACTGGCAGTAAAGCGACTGGTGGCCAGCGGTCGCCTGATTCAAACCAAAGGCACTGGAGCATCTGGATCATTTAAGATTGGCTCGAAAGCTGCTACAAAGCCTAAGAAGCCAAAGGCGAAGAAGGCGAAGAGGGCAAAGAGAAAGACGTCTAAGAAACCTGCTGGGGCAAAGAAATCACCCAAAAAGAGAAGGAGAAGTTTGAGAAGTCCTGAAAAAGCAAGTGAGACAGCTGCGGTCAAGAAGACCACAAAACCCAAGAGAGCCAAACGAGGAGCTTCCAAAACAAGCAAAGCGAAAACTGCCCAAAAGTAATTGACAGGATAATGACTGttgctcataattttttttaaggattcttgcATCCTtttaatgctttgtaaaaataaaataattcttaatTTACAAAACCATTTTTGTCTCCTGATGCATTCAACATAATAGTTgtctattttatttaatctaaatttttttttacaaaataattgacatttattacgtttaaacacattttgtttacaaccgaccaaagttatatatatatacatatatatatatatatatatatatatatatatatatatatatatatatatatatatatatataatatattattttaacataAGCAATAAATGTAAAAGTGCAAATAATAGCCTATACGAATGGGTATTAAGCTTAGATGTCCAGTTTGTTTAATACCTAACGGataactgtatataaaaatagCTAAATTTTGTAGTGTAAAGTGACGTGTGTAATTACGCACGAGCTTTATGCAGGTTATTCCACTAGATGGTGTTATCTGAAAAGCAGTAGACTGCTAAGTGCTTTAGACGTccttgggtgcttctcaattcttatttgtgcatcctcgtttcctctcctcgcttcctttcctcgcgtctcagctccgccccctgtaggatgcgagggaaggctgcaaggaaaagacgcgaggacggagggatcgaatgaaagctttttttacacattggaaTCCTTGATCACTCGAGCGTCACTTCGTTGCGTCATAAGCAGCGCTCAGAGGATCtgccctcatgttgttgaaatttgtttatttaagaaattcataataaataataataaagaaagataccctgttgaaatatgtgaggtgtgtggtttatataaactgcaaaagtaaagtagaaatcaaaattattatgaccgatgtgaagggggaggagaatttatacgtgcgtcacgttttaGTCGATAAAACTCTTCCGCATAGGATGCACCTGTATGGAAGGCCAAAAGGGCCAAAACGTGTGAAACTGTCGCGTTAACGCGTATTTACGTGTTAACACGcaatttacgcgttaacacgtcattacgcgttaacgcgtatttacgtgttaacgcgtaaattgcgtgttaacgcgtaaatggcgtgttaacgcgtaaatgGCGTGTTAACGCGTACCTAAATTTGGGACATTAGCACCACCTACTGGTTTGGTGCTGCTcttgctcaaacacagagaacctAAATTAAGCTTGTAAATAGCAGTTTTTAAGGTGAAAATACATGTTCAACAATGACTTTTCAGAATATAGGTTACAACTAGGCCTACATATAATTACAGCATATTTTAAATTGGCCTCTGAAAGTCATGACCATTTTTACAATCACAATAGAAGTTGTGTTAGGATAATATTACACATTTCCTTCAAATTGTATTTTCATGTAGCCTACACTCCTACTGTAGCATATTTCTAAAGCATCTTTTTATAATTTAACTACTATGCATTATTTGTTAGAGAGCCCCTTCTGATAACACATTAAGCCTTGTGAATCTGattgatatatatcgtatatatatcaacacacactttgcacattatacattataatgtgtaaaaaaagctaCTTTCAATCACCTCGCGCCCAACGACCTACCCACTGTAGATATTTAGTGGCAGGTGTCTTTTTGTCATAAACACAGGAATTTTGTGCAAATATACTGTCTGTtattggaaatgtaaaaaaaaaattcttccacTTGCTTGGGCGAGAAAAAAATCTCTTGGTGTGACTAGGGCTCTTACTGGCGCCCCCGGCTGTTTGCGCCCTAAGCAACTGCCTAGTTTGCCTATGCCTAGAAACGGCCCTGGCTACATGTGTGTGAGTATCTCTCTGTTCTGGAAATTATTTTGAGTATTAAAGAAACTTTCTTCATCATCCTGTTCTAGTCTGTCTTCCACTCAGCGCGTTGTGACAATAGCCAGAACTtagagttgtttatttttttacaacattgtgttattatttattttattaacgaAATGTCAATCTTCGTGTTTATAACAGATCgaagatacaataaaatacaaaaatcttcAAGATACAGCCTACAATCGTATAACGGATTGTCACCTTATAAACAGTCATTTGTGTGGTGGAATAAGCAATGCTATATGTTAGCATCTtatgaaaatttattttgtgattttattagttAATTAACTAATTATGCTAACTCAGTTTAATGTAAGAGCTGGGAACTAATTAGGCTACTAATTAAATCATGTCAGCTATTTAATGGGCTATTGATTAGAGTTGCCATAGACTAAATATTTTTCCTAGGGTCATTCATTTAAGCACGGACTAATCGCATGTTTATATTCAATCCTGAATGCAAAGCGCATGCATATTGCCGCAAAGCACCGGCAAAAGTGggctaatgataataaatgtgtctgaaaaaattacatagcattttaattgtttattaatagtgTATTCTTAATCAGTGTTGGCAGCAAATTTATCTCCATATAATAGCTGTAAAGTATAGATGCGCAGATGGCCTATAGGCCTATAGCCTATGAGTCATTCCACCGAAAGGGAATGTCTTTTCTTCTGTccccaggaataaaataaaataaaacagcaataaaattgcatgaaaaaataactctaaaatacattttattattaagcctAATGTCCATTAAGCTAActacaaattttaaatatataattaaaaacattaggataataaaaactacaaaaaaagaaaaaaaagaagcattttctGCATGTCCCCATTTTGGCAATTGAGTGGAAAGGATAATAGGCTATGTATGAAAATATGTTTGGAACATCTAACTACACTAACTACCGGAATTATGAACGGCATCTGATCATTAGactgtaaatgtcatttttgttatgTCATATAGGCTATTAGCTATTGAGGTTTTGTCTTTAGACCCATACAacgatattcttgttataggttatgatataggctattacGGTCGGTGGTTATAGTCCATGTCTTATGttatgtttctttctgtttcccttcTGTGTCGCTCTGCCTCTATGAGCGCGCAGCTCTCTTTCTCATAGGTTGACGGCAATGAGGAGAAGAAACGAGAGAGAGATGCGTTCCAGACAGAGAAGCAGCGTCTTTGTTCtatgttatgtttgttttgttatgctTTACGAATACGAATTATTTTTCCGCATAGCCTAGTTGTTGTTGGCTATGTTAGATTATCTCAACCAAGCTTATTCAATGTTTTGTTAGCACAGACTGTTAGaccttaccatttttttttttacagtaaaatactggcaacaCTGTTTTAATGGAAAATGATATTGTCAGAATATGGCCTTTATTTAGGCTACCGCAAGGGTTAACACTTAACAGTGCagttattaacaataaaaactgCTACTTTGGGTAAAAAATGTCGTCCTGTGTTCCGTCTTTCAAACTTCTCAACGTGCATGCAGTGTAAATAAAGCCGTTGCATCAATGAAATGATAAAGTTAGTGCACGGCGCAAATTTAATACGAAAAAATAGAAAATctgttatatttcatttattcaaatgtttgtttctgaagtcacaatttagcacaattaatttaaaaagggGGAGAAAAGGCAACTATCCATTGATactggaaaaacaagaaaaagtatgtctggttttaatttttaatttttgcatttgcattaggCTCTGAAAATTTAATTGTGAAGTGCGGGTCCCTTAACTAGGCTATttcttatgtgcttttgttttgtttgactgaTGGTGGCTAGCCTACTGGCTGAATGTGTAATTGCAAAGATGATTACTGAATAATGGTGAGGACTCCAAGTTTTGACTgttgaacaataaaaaaagttaaattacaaaataaactttttcattGCTTCTTTTCCAtctacttttttaatattaatgattatATACCAACATAATTATCAGGTCAACAAAATAGAAAAGCTATGAAAAGCTATGAAATCCAGTGGTAAAATCACATCTTAAAAAAAGACCACCACCGAAGACTATAATTTGACCCAAGAAAAgccctgtattattattattattattaataacaattagtattaatattattattaataacaattagtattaatattattattaataacaattagtattaatattattattaataacaattagtattaatattattaataataataggccaTATAGCCCCGTTGAGAAGAATTATGGGTAGAATTCGAATTCAAAATTTCGCACTAAGAAACGCCGCCGCCGTCCATTGGTTAGGAATCTGCCCGCGCATTATTTAAACTCCATTTTGTGATTTGAGGTCTTCGTTTTCGACAATCAAGATATTGAGACTTTGAGAGCTGATGGAGCGACACAGAAGGCTGAATTCTCTGGCAGATAGGTTCAGTTCTTTGATTCAAAACAGACTGGCAGAAGACGGAGAAAATTCTGCAGGAGAAGGACTAATCGACAGGTAAGCCTAGTAATGCTTGCTTAACTTGTAGGTTCGCATGGTAGAATGGGTtctta
Coding sequences within it:
- the LOC132097659 gene encoding tetraspanin-36-like, translated to MDCGILTSKTVLLFLSLIFWAAGAALAYVGSYVIKRYNSFEEFVSDKYSVIPAAIIICVAMVMFVIGIVGCCATLRESKVGLGFFLIIIMIIFAAEVTAFVFGFIYRGRIKGDLEKSMSSVFQMYDGVNTETHAVDYLQSQLECCGVNNITDWTAIPWYVQHNSVPLSCCKLNETQCTGQLTRLDLLNTQGCEAKLEQMLQDVLSYAMLVILGFAIIKLFGMLSICVITCRSKQNDYQPLYA
- the LOC132097154 gene encoding histone H1.4-like, whose protein sequence is MSTAAPPAPSSATKTPRRRSKGKKSGASSVSDLILKALSSKERGDVSLVVLKKALAASGYDVVRNNSRVKLAVKRLVASGRLIQTKGTGASGSFKIGSKAATKPKKPKAKKAKRAKRKTSKKPAGAKKSPKKRRRSLRSPEKASETAAVKKTTKPKRAKRGASKTSKAKTAQK